In the genome of Hymenobacter cellulosivorans, one region contains:
- a CDS encoding penicillin-binding protein, protein MKGSVKKSIVTRVRLAFLGVCLFSCAIIWKVSRIQFKEGDKWRALEQERRIVYQPVFATRGNIYSDNESIMATSLPFFRVAWDPSVVDDKTFDSGVDSLSLLLSRFFGDRTPKEYYRRLKNAKSGKLRYVRLNSRQINFQEKKMLAQWPIFRGGKNKGGVIFEKVDKRFRPFGGLAQRTIGFLNEDKNGAGLEFTYNRHLAGKDGEALFERLPGGNKPIYDGTEVKPQPGYDVKTTLDINLQDVAENALYKSLVDNSAQYGCVILMEVQTGEIKAVANLGKVADGVYREDYNYAIADQGRTEPGSTFKLASMMALLEDNPSLSLDDTVNTGRTGSMRIAGAVKTDTHAYGQLSVKQVIEKSSNIGVAKLINDHFSPNPSKYTDYLKKFGLGQPLGFQMAGEARPYIKDPHDRSWSRTSLSTMCIGYELKLAPLQTLAFYNAIANNGVKVQPMIVREIKQADKVLERFETKVLIPKICSDETLSKLRQMLEGVVLEGTASAIRTPDYSIAGKTGTAWKFKNGQYTKQYSTSFCGYFPADNPKYSCIVVVDSPKGANWSGAQVAAPIFREVADKAMARDMASQRPLLARAPANKSKVPYVRAGLQDELTLVCQKLGVSNHSQASGDDWVRANRADSNVNAVDWKPVAVRPGRVPDVTGLTLRDALFLLENRGLRVKAVGTGRVRQQSVAAGSGIRRGTVVTLALEPIGSKSAVAPQALPAPEPTQLTENKLITAVDQDETKRIKALKAKRLAQYRLSQEAARRAEAAKPKA, encoded by the coding sequence TCGTGCGCCATCATCTGGAAGGTGTCGCGCATCCAGTTCAAGGAAGGTGACAAGTGGCGCGCCCTGGAGCAGGAGCGCCGCATCGTGTATCAGCCCGTATTTGCTACCCGCGGCAACATCTACTCCGACAACGAGAGCATCATGGCTACCTCGCTGCCCTTCTTCCGGGTAGCCTGGGACCCGAGCGTGGTCGACGACAAAACATTTGACAGCGGAGTTGATTCGCTGTCGTTGCTGCTGTCGCGCTTTTTCGGCGACCGAACCCCCAAAGAGTATTACCGCCGGCTGAAGAATGCTAAAAGCGGTAAGCTCCGCTACGTGCGACTCAACTCCCGGCAGATCAACTTCCAGGAGAAAAAGATGCTGGCCCAGTGGCCCATTTTCCGGGGGGGCAAAAACAAGGGCGGCGTTATTTTCGAGAAGGTCGACAAACGCTTCCGGCCCTTCGGAGGTCTGGCCCAGCGCACCATCGGCTTCCTGAACGAAGACAAAAACGGCGCGGGCCTGGAGTTTACCTACAACCGCCACCTGGCCGGCAAGGACGGGGAGGCCTTGTTTGAGCGCCTGCCCGGCGGCAACAAGCCCATCTACGACGGTACCGAAGTAAAGCCTCAGCCTGGCTACGACGTGAAAACTACCCTGGACATCAACCTCCAGGACGTGGCCGAAAACGCGTTGTATAAGTCGCTGGTGGACAACAGCGCCCAGTACGGCTGCGTGATTCTGATGGAAGTGCAGACCGGCGAAATCAAGGCCGTGGCCAACCTGGGCAAGGTGGCCGACGGCGTGTACCGCGAGGATTACAACTACGCCATTGCCGACCAGGGCCGCACCGAGCCGGGTTCGACCTTCAAGCTGGCTTCGATGATGGCCCTGCTGGAAGACAACCCCAGCCTTTCGCTCGACGACACGGTGAATACCGGCCGCACGGGCTCCATGCGCATTGCCGGGGCCGTCAAGACCGATACCCATGCCTACGGGCAGCTGTCGGTGAAGCAGGTCATTGAGAAATCTTCCAACATCGGGGTAGCCAAGCTCATCAACGACCATTTCTCGCCCAACCCCAGCAAGTACACGGACTACCTGAAAAAGTTTGGCCTGGGCCAGCCGCTGGGCTTCCAGATGGCCGGGGAGGCCCGGCCCTATATTAAGGATCCGCACGACCGTTCCTGGAGCCGGACTTCGCTCAGCACCATGTGCATTGGCTACGAGCTCAAGCTGGCGCCCCTGCAGACGCTGGCTTTCTACAACGCCATTGCCAACAACGGCGTGAAGGTGCAGCCCATGATTGTGCGCGAAATCAAGCAGGCCGACAAGGTGCTGGAGCGCTTCGAAACAAAGGTGCTGATTCCTAAGATCTGCTCAGATGAAACCCTGAGCAAGCTGCGCCAGATGCTGGAAGGCGTGGTGCTGGAAGGTACGGCCAGCGCTATTCGCACGCCCGACTACAGCATTGCCGGCAAAACCGGTACGGCCTGGAAATTCAAGAACGGCCAGTATACCAAGCAGTACTCGACCAGCTTCTGCGGCTATTTCCCCGCCGACAACCCCAAGTACAGCTGCATTGTGGTAGTCGATTCGCCGAAAGGAGCCAACTGGTCGGGAGCCCAGGTAGCGGCCCCAATTTTCCGGGAGGTGGCCGACAAGGCCATGGCCCGCGACATGGCCAGCCAGCGCCCCTTGCTGGCCCGGGCTCCTGCTAATAAATCGAAAGTGCCGTATGTGCGGGCCGGCTTGCAGGATGAGCTGACGCTGGTGTGCCAGAAGCTGGGCGTGAGCAACCATTCCCAGGCCTCCGGCGACGACTGGGTGCGGGCCAACCGGGCTGACTCGAACGTGAATGCCGTGGACTGGAAGCCGGTGGCCGTGCGCCCCGGCCGGGTGCCCGACGTAACCGGCCTGACGCTGCGCGACGCACTGTTTCTGCTCGAAAACCGGGGGCTGCGCGTCAAGGCGGTGGGTACTGGGCGGGTACGGCAGCAGTCGGTGGCGGCGGGCAGTGGCATCCGGCGCGGCACCGTCGTGACCCTGGCCCTGGAGCCGATTGGCTCTAAGTCGGCCGTGGCTCCCCAGGCCCTGCCGGCACCCGAGCCTACCCAGCTCACCGAAAACAAGCTGATTACCGCCGTCGACCAGGACGAAACAAAGCGTATCAAGGCCCTCAAGGCCAAGCGCCTGGCCCAGTACCGCCTGTCCCAGGAAGCTGCCCGACGCGCCGAAGCGGCCAAGCCCAAAGCCTAA
- a CDS encoding UDP-N-acetylmuramoyl-L-alanyl-D-glutamate--2,6-diaminopimelate ligase: MNTADNLAVPLSSLLTDLVVRAQAGPNDPPVQSLTLDSRQSKPGAVFFALRGAQTDGHQFIAKAVELGASVVVCQEMPAETVATTTYVQVADSAEAMAYMAAAFYGHPSRQLRLVGVTGTNGKTTCATVLHKLFRELGYHVGLLSTVQNQIDEQVIPATHTTPDAIRLNELLAQMVKAGCTHCFMEVSSHAVVQHRVTGLQFAGGVFTNLTHDHLDYHGTFDNYLKAKKGFFDSLGKKAFALTNADDKRGMVMLQNTAARRETYSLRGPATYRARLVENAVHGLHLDVDGRDVQFRLIGVFNAYNILAVYGAAVLLGEEPMEVLTVLSGLTSAPGRFEPILAEKTRITGIVDYAHTPDALENVLDTIADIRQPSQQVITVVGCGGNRDAAKRPIMANLACKGSSRVVLTSDNPRFEDPNDILQQMQAGVQVADLGKVLTIADRREAIKTAVALAQPGDIVLVAGKGHENYQEIKGVKNDFDDKKVLQEMFELLGK; encoded by the coding sequence TTGAATACTGCCGATAACCTAGCTGTTCCTCTTTCCTCGCTGCTAACGGACCTCGTGGTGCGGGCCCAGGCGGGTCCCAACGACCCGCCGGTGCAAAGCCTCACCCTGGACTCCCGCCAGTCCAAGCCGGGCGCAGTGTTCTTCGCCCTGCGCGGTGCCCAAACCGACGGGCACCAGTTTATTGCCAAAGCTGTGGAGCTGGGCGCGTCCGTAGTGGTGTGCCAGGAAATGCCCGCCGAAACCGTTGCCACCACGACTTACGTGCAAGTGGCCGACAGCGCCGAGGCCATGGCTTACATGGCGGCGGCGTTTTACGGTCATCCTTCGCGCCAGCTCAGGCTAGTGGGCGTGACGGGCACTAATGGGAAAACCACCTGCGCTACGGTGCTCCACAAGCTGTTTCGGGAGCTAGGCTACCACGTAGGCCTGCTGAGCACGGTCCAAAACCAGATTGACGAGCAGGTTATTCCGGCCACTCACACCACCCCTGACGCCATTCGGCTCAACGAGCTGCTGGCGCAGATGGTGAAGGCTGGGTGCACGCACTGCTTTATGGAGGTTAGCTCCCACGCCGTGGTCCAGCACCGGGTGACCGGCTTGCAGTTTGCCGGCGGCGTGTTTACCAACCTCACCCACGACCACCTCGACTACCACGGCACCTTCGACAACTACCTCAAGGCCAAAAAGGGCTTCTTCGACAGCCTCGGCAAGAAAGCCTTTGCCCTGACCAACGCCGACGACAAGCGCGGGATGGTGATGCTGCAGAACACGGCCGCCCGCCGTGAAACATATTCGCTGCGCGGCCCAGCTACTTACCGCGCCCGACTGGTGGAAAATGCTGTGCATGGCCTCCACCTCGACGTCGACGGCCGCGACGTGCAGTTTCGCCTCATCGGGGTGTTCAACGCCTACAACATCCTGGCCGTGTACGGCGCGGCCGTGCTGCTGGGCGAGGAGCCGATGGAAGTGCTGACCGTGCTATCGGGCCTGACTTCGGCGCCGGGCCGCTTCGAGCCGATTCTGGCCGAGAAAACCCGCATTACTGGTATTGTGGACTACGCCCACACGCCCGACGCCCTGGAAAACGTACTCGACACCATTGCTGACATTCGCCAGCCCAGCCAGCAGGTCATTACGGTGGTGGGCTGCGGCGGCAACCGCGACGCGGCCAAGCGGCCCATCATGGCCAACCTGGCCTGCAAGGGCTCCAGCCGCGTGGTGCTGACCTCCGACAACCCGCGCTTCGAAGACCCCAACGACATCCTGCAGCAGATGCAGGCCGGCGTGCAGGTCGCCGATTTGGGCAAAGTTCTAACCATTGCCGACCGGCGCGAGGCCATCAAAACGGCCGTAGCGTTGGCCCAGCCCGGCGACATTGTGCTGGTAGCCGGCAAAGGCCACGAAAACTACCAGGAAATTAAGGGCGTCAAGAATGACTTCGACGACAAGAAGGTCTTGCAGGAAATGTTTGAGCTGCTGGGAAAGTGA
- the mraY gene encoding phospho-N-acetylmuramoyl-pentapeptide-transferase has translation MLYYLFTFLDKHYNLPGAGVFQFISFRAAMAVITSLIIAQVFGARLIRVLQMKQVGESIRDLGLQGQMEKKGTPTMGGLIILLAILVPVLLFAKLDNIYIVLMLLSTVWLGLIGFLDDYIKVFQKNKEGLSGRFKVLGQIGLGITVGWVLFFSKDVTVRQYLLPNGQLSAVDASTVYQDVKLMITTIPFAKNNELNYGNLFAYAGPFFNGLYSFLYIPIVILIITAVSNGANITDGLDGLAAGTSAIIGVTLAIFAFVSGNSILADYLDIMFIPNSGELVIFCTAFVGACIGFLWYNSYPAQVFMGDTGSLAIGGIIAVLALIVRKELLIPVLCGVFLVENLSVMLQVGWFKYTKRKYGEGRRLLRMSPLHHHYQKLGYHESKIVSRFWIIGIMLAIFTLVTLKLR, from the coding sequence ATGCTTTATTACCTGTTTACCTTTCTCGACAAGCACTACAACCTGCCAGGCGCGGGCGTTTTCCAGTTTATTTCGTTTCGGGCGGCTATGGCCGTCATTACATCCCTCATTATTGCCCAGGTCTTCGGCGCCCGCCTTATCCGGGTGCTGCAGATGAAGCAGGTGGGCGAAAGTATCCGGGATTTGGGCCTGCAGGGGCAGATGGAGAAGAAGGGCACTCCCACCATGGGCGGCCTGATTATTCTGCTGGCCATTCTGGTGCCGGTGCTGCTGTTTGCCAAGCTCGATAATATCTACATCGTGCTTATGCTGCTGAGCACCGTGTGGCTGGGTCTCATCGGTTTTCTGGACGACTATATTAAGGTGTTCCAGAAAAATAAGGAGGGCTTGAGCGGGCGCTTCAAGGTGCTGGGCCAGATTGGGTTGGGTATTACCGTGGGCTGGGTGCTGTTTTTCAGCAAGGACGTGACCGTGCGTCAGTACCTGCTGCCCAATGGTCAGCTTTCGGCCGTGGACGCCAGCACCGTGTACCAGGACGTGAAGCTGATGATTACTACCATTCCGTTTGCCAAGAATAACGAGCTCAACTACGGCAACCTGTTTGCCTACGCCGGCCCGTTTTTCAACGGCCTCTACAGCTTCCTCTACATCCCGATTGTGATTCTGATTATCACGGCAGTATCCAACGGGGCTAACATCACCGACGGCCTCGACGGGCTGGCAGCCGGTACGTCGGCCATCATTGGCGTGACGCTGGCCATTTTCGCTTTCGTGAGCGGCAACTCTATTCTGGCTGACTACCTGGATATTATGTTCATTCCGAACTCCGGAGAGTTGGTAATCTTCTGTACCGCCTTCGTGGGGGCTTGCATCGGGTTTTTGTGGTACAACAGCTACCCGGCCCAGGTCTTCATGGGCGACACCGGCTCTTTGGCCATCGGTGGCATTATTGCCGTGCTAGCCCTGATTGTGCGCAAGGAGCTGCTGATTCCAGTGCTCTGCGGCGTGTTTTTGGTTGAAAACCTCTCGGTAATGCTGCAGGTGGGCTGGTTTAAGTACACCAAGCGCAAGTATGGCGAAGGCCGCCGGTTGCTGCGCATGTCGCCGCTGCACCACCACTACCAGAAGCTGGGCTACCACGAATCCAAAATTGTATCCCGCTTCTGGATCATCGGCATCATGCTGGCCATTTTTACCCTCGTTACGCTTAAGCTGCGCTAA
- the murD gene encoding UDP-N-acetylmuramoyl-L-alanine--D-glutamate ligase: protein MSKKIVILGAAESGVGAALLAQAKGHTVFVSDKSPIQPIYKEKLTAAGIPFEESTHTLEEILTADEVVKSPGIPEKAPVIQALREKKIPVISEIELAGRYTKARCICITGTNGKTTTTLLTYHLLKEAGLKVGLAGNVGYSLAEQVIADEHDYYVVELSSFQLDDTYDFRAWVAVLLNITPDHLDRYDYSLEKYAHAKLRITRNMDSSGFFIYNADDPVIQQEFAAVFSQTNLLPFSLHHRPDYHLAGYYTSETELRTNLAPGLNEQPEQISTAGSPLIGQHNRQNTLAAVLCARVVGLSEEQIESALATFRNADHRLQPVGEINGARFINDSKATNVEAAWFALDGIQQPIVWIAGGTDKGNDYSSLLPLAQEKVKALICLGLDNEKLKASFGSIVPHLEETRSMTDAVRRGAALAAPGDVVLLSPCCASFDLFKNYEDRGRQFAAAVSEMVKS from the coding sequence ATGTCTAAAAAAATCGTCATTCTCGGTGCGGCAGAAAGTGGAGTAGGGGCGGCGCTATTGGCGCAGGCCAAAGGCCACACCGTGTTTGTTTCCGACAAAAGCCCGATTCAGCCTATCTATAAGGAGAAGCTGACGGCCGCTGGTATTCCCTTCGAGGAAAGCACGCACACGCTGGAGGAGATTTTGACGGCCGACGAGGTGGTGAAAAGCCCCGGTATTCCGGAAAAGGCGCCCGTCATTCAGGCTCTGCGGGAAAAGAAGATTCCGGTGATTTCCGAAATAGAGCTGGCCGGGCGCTACACCAAGGCCCGCTGCATCTGCATCACTGGCACCAATGGCAAAACCACGACCACGCTGCTCACCTACCATTTGCTGAAGGAAGCGGGCCTGAAAGTAGGCTTGGCCGGCAACGTGGGCTACAGTCTGGCCGAACAGGTTATTGCCGACGAGCACGACTACTATGTCGTGGAGCTCAGCAGCTTCCAGCTCGACGACACTTATGACTTCCGCGCCTGGGTGGCGGTGCTGCTCAACATCACCCCCGACCACCTCGACCGGTACGACTACTCCCTGGAAAAGTACGCCCACGCCAAGCTGCGCATCACCCGCAACATGGACAGCAGCGGCTTTTTTATTTACAACGCCGACGACCCGGTTATTCAGCAGGAATTCGCCGCGGTGTTCAGCCAGACCAACCTGCTGCCCTTCAGTCTGCACCACCGCCCCGATTATCACCTGGCTGGCTACTATACTTCAGAAACCGAGCTTCGTACCAATCTGGCGCCGGGCCTGAATGAGCAGCCGGAACAGATCAGCACGGCCGGCTCCCCGCTGATTGGGCAGCACAACCGCCAAAATACCCTGGCCGCCGTGCTCTGTGCCCGGGTGGTGGGCCTGAGTGAGGAGCAGATTGAAAGCGCCCTGGCTACCTTCCGCAACGCCGACCACCGCCTGCAGCCTGTAGGCGAAATCAACGGGGCCCGGTTCATCAACGACTCCAAGGCCACCAACGTGGAAGCCGCCTGGTTTGCCCTCGACGGAATCCAGCAGCCCATCGTCTGGATTGCCGGCGGCACCGACAAAGGCAACGACTACAGCAGCCTGCTGCCCTTGGCCCAGGAAAAAGTAAAAGCCCTGATCTGCCTGGGCCTCGACAACGAAAAGCTCAAGGCCAGCTTCGGCTCCATCGTGCCCCACCTGGAAGAAACCCGGAGCATGACCGACGCCGTGCGCCGCGGCGCCGCCCTGGCCGCCCCCGGCGACGTGGTGCTGCTCTCGCCCTGCTGCGCCTCCTTCGACTTGTTCAAAAACTACGAGGACCGCGGCCGGCAATTCGCAGCGGCAGTCAGTGAGATGGTGAAATCGTGA
- a CDS encoding FtsW/RodA/SpoVE family cell cycle protein → MDPIKTWLQRNLKGDPILWAIVILFSLISIAVVYSATGTLAYKKMSGNTEYFLFKHTSLIFIGLFFMWLAHRIDYRYYSRLSLYALLISVPLLLFTFFMGGDINGASRWMTIPVINQTFQPSDLAKLALISHLASMLSRRQQHLDDFKSTLLPVMVWVGAICGLIILSNASTALLLFATCMLLMFIGRVPLKHMAVMVGIFIVLGGTGLVVGQRLGTFVSRITNFTDKTKKTPFQLEHSYIAIATGGIAGKGPGQSTERNILPHPYSDFIYAVIIEEYGLAGGAFVLFLYLAFLYRGLKTVMNSYGAFGGLLSAGLAFSLVLQAMVNMGVAVGLGPITGLPLPLLSMGGTSLIFTGISIGIILSVSRGEREVRPMTGEPEDTVRIPKKTAYA, encoded by the coding sequence ATGGACCCGATCAAAACCTGGCTGCAGCGGAATCTGAAAGGTGACCCTATTCTGTGGGCCATTGTGATTCTGTTTTCGCTCATCAGTATTGCCGTAGTGTATTCTGCTACCGGCACGCTGGCGTACAAGAAGATGAGTGGCAACACCGAGTATTTCCTTTTCAAGCACACCAGCCTGATTTTCATCGGCCTGTTCTTCATGTGGCTGGCTCACCGCATCGACTACCGCTACTACTCGCGCCTGTCGCTCTACGCCCTGCTGATTTCGGTGCCCCTGCTGTTGTTCACCTTCTTCATGGGCGGCGACATCAACGGGGCTTCCCGCTGGATGACGATTCCGGTTATCAACCAGACGTTTCAGCCCTCCGACTTGGCCAAACTGGCCCTGATTTCTCACCTGGCCAGTATGCTTAGCCGCCGCCAGCAGCACCTCGATGACTTCAAATCGACGTTGCTGCCGGTAATGGTGTGGGTGGGAGCCATCTGTGGCCTGATCATTCTGAGTAACGCCTCAACGGCGCTGCTACTGTTTGCCACCTGCATGCTGCTGATGTTTATTGGGCGGGTTCCCCTCAAGCACATGGCTGTCATGGTGGGCATTTTCATCGTTCTGGGCGGTACCGGTCTGGTAGTCGGACAGCGCCTGGGTACGTTTGTGTCGCGCATCACGAATTTTACCGACAAGACCAAAAAGACGCCCTTCCAGCTGGAGCACAGTTACATTGCCATTGCCACCGGCGGTATTGCTGGCAAGGGCCCGGGCCAGAGTACGGAGCGCAACATCTTGCCCCACCCGTATTCCGACTTTATATACGCCGTTATTATCGAGGAATACGGGTTGGCCGGCGGGGCTTTCGTGCTATTCCTGTATCTAGCCTTCCTTTATCGAGGGCTCAAAACGGTGATGAACAGCTACGGAGCCTTCGGGGGGCTGCTCTCGGCGGGGCTGGCGTTTAGTCTGGTCTTGCAGGCCATGGTCAATATGGGCGTGGCCGTGGGACTGGGCCCAATTACCGGCTTGCCGCTGCCCCTGCTGAGCATGGGCGGCACCTCCCTGATTTTTACCGGTATCAGCATCGGCATTATTCTCAGCGTCAGCCGCGGGGAGCGGGAAGTTCGGCCCATGACCGGCGAGCCGGAAGACACGGTCCGCATCCCGAAGAAAACGGCTTACGCCTAG
- the murG gene encoding undecaprenyldiphospho-muramoylpentapeptide beta-N-acetylglucosaminyltransferase, translated as MPKTTLYSASSQPRPYRVIISGGGTGGHIFPAVAIANELRRRQPDAEILFVGANGRMEMTRVPEAGYKIVGLDIAGLQRRLTPQNLLFPVKVFRSVRKAGKLLQEFKPDAVVGVGGYASAPVLLAATSRNIPALIQEQNSYAGLVNKLLSRRVNRICVAYDGMEKFFPADKLVLTGNPVRTEIASGNRADALEFFGLSPEKKTLLVIGGSLGARTLNEATAAALTRLQAAGIQLLWQTGKLYYPKAAAEAAPFAADKLQALEFVQRMDLAYAAADVVISRAGALSVSELCLTGKPSILVPSPNVAEDHQTKNALALVDKDAALLVSDAEAPTKLYDQALALLNDPARQQQLSQNVSRLAYPHGTTTIVDELLALMDRA; from the coding sequence GTGCCCAAAACGACTTTATATAGCGCCTCTTCCCAGCCCCGGCCGTACCGCGTGATAATCAGCGGGGGTGGTACGGGTGGTCATATATTTCCGGCTGTGGCCATTGCCAACGAATTGCGTCGCCGTCAGCCCGACGCCGAAATTCTGTTTGTGGGCGCCAATGGCCGCATGGAAATGACGCGCGTGCCCGAGGCTGGCTATAAGATTGTGGGCCTGGATATTGCTGGCCTGCAGCGCCGCCTGACGCCCCAGAACCTGCTGTTCCCGGTGAAAGTATTCCGCTCGGTGCGCAAGGCGGGCAAGCTGCTCCAGGAGTTCAAGCCAGATGCCGTGGTAGGCGTGGGCGGCTACGCTTCGGCCCCGGTGCTGCTGGCGGCCACCTCGCGCAATATTCCGGCCCTGATTCAGGAGCAGAATTCCTACGCCGGCCTAGTCAATAAGCTGCTCAGCCGCCGTGTTAACCGGATTTGTGTGGCCTATGACGGCATGGAAAAGTTCTTTCCCGCCGATAAGCTCGTACTGACCGGTAACCCCGTGCGCACCGAAATTGCCAGCGGCAACCGCGCCGACGCCCTGGAGTTCTTCGGCCTTTCGCCCGAGAAAAAGACCTTACTGGTCATTGGCGGCAGCCTGGGCGCGCGCACCCTGAACGAAGCCACCGCCGCCGCCCTGACCCGCCTACAGGCCGCTGGGATTCAGCTGCTGTGGCAAACCGGCAAGCTCTACTACCCTAAAGCTGCCGCCGAAGCAGCCCCATTTGCCGCCGATAAGCTGCAGGCCTTAGAGTTTGTGCAGCGCATGGATCTGGCCTACGCCGCCGCCGACGTGGTTATCAGTCGGGCCGGCGCCTTATCGGTGTCGGAGTTGTGCCTGACCGGCAAGCCCAGCATTCTGGTGCCCTCGCCCAACGTGGCCGAAGACCACCAAACCAAGAATGCTCTGGCTCTGGTGGATAAAGATGCCGCCCTGCTCGTGTCGGACGCTGAAGCTCCCACGAAGCTTTACGACCAGGCTCTGGCTTTGCTCAATGACCCGGCCCGGCAGCAGCAGCTCAGCCAAAACGTAAGCCGCCTGGCTTATCCCCACGGTACCACGACCATCGTGGATGAACTCTTAGCCCTCATGGACCGCGCATGA